The nucleotide window CAAATTCACAATcaaatactattttaaaatcatCGTACATTGACGGACTGTtacatatacaaaaataattataactcCTTTTAAAAATGGTCTAGTTCTATTTTGCCTAAAAAGAAacaatccaattttttttgtcgTTCATACTTTTTTATTGAAGAGGTCGTACATACTTTTTATACGTCATTTTTTAggcatatattattttttttcttcatttttaggCACGTATTTAATACATGTACTCTCTCAAAAGAATATttaatacatatacatataaaaaacaaaacattaagaTGTCCAAATTTatcctttcttttttacatataatttttttccttttatgtcTCTTATCTTAGCTCATAATTTTATCTAGAGTAATGCTAAATCCCACAAAGGGATTTCTACGAAAAGCATGAAATAACATTGTTCCATAtcaatctccttcttcttcttcttcttttttttttttaaaacaaaaaaaataaaattaatgtttgGCGGAAAACATGGTTGGGTTTTgtgatattgtttatttttgttgattaactTTTTGTGGTAACAAGCATAATCCTTTTCTCTATTACTCCTTCCGGGACATGTAAGCACCCTTTTATTAGAGACAAATAGTGCTTACATGTAAGGACGGAGGGAGAACTTTCTTATTCTAAACTAACCATGAAACTCGAACACAAATAATTTTACAGTCAAGTTGATTAAAACTCTCAATAAGTTATTCggacaaaatttcaaaagaataaaattatacgtatttttttatgggaaattttttatacatatgGATGCATAATTTTTATTGGTGTTAAACCACCGGAAAAGGGAGCGCTAGTAATCCTGAGTTCGTTCGAGAAGTAGGTACCATAAGAAATTGAACTTTGTTTCCTCGAACGATTCATCATAGGGGTACCTCATTATTAAATTGAGTCAAACCACTTGGCTGAATGGATGCAATGTGTTGATAATGCAAAACATTTTTACATAACTTTgtataaactaaactaaaaaaaaagtcaactcGAATCGACAAAAGTTGATTGAAACTTTCATTTACACATGTTGTAACTtaagattcaaattcaaaattatacaaaaaaaaaaggtacatattcaaaatagttttttttgttaaggaaTATTCAAAATTGCTATTAACATGGTTACAAATAATTGCAAGATTAACGGGACGATCCCTTTGTTGATTCGGCGTATCAGGAATCTACTAGATCGTAGTTGGCACGTTGAGGTTCATTATACTTGGCGAGAAGGCAATATATAGAAGTGAAGATTGGCTTGCTAATTTCAATCTTACCATGGATTCttcgattttttttgttttttgttttggagaCCCCTCCTAGTATACCAGTCTCCTATTTGATGATATTTCCGGGGCTTGCATGCCTAGGAATGTTCGTTtagttgtttagtttttttttctccttctggatttttgccctcttttgtaccaaaaaaaagggTACATATTCAAAATCTAAaatcttttacaaaaaaaaataaagaaagctAAAATCTTACCATTCTTTAAatttcatgaagaaaaaaaaaaaaaaatttaaaccaaaTCATAGGAAACCTAACATGTGTGTCCGTAAGAAAATCTGTAGGAATACCTGCAAAATTTTCAAGCGGTTTACTAAACATGAGGATTTTGTTGCAAAATTGTTTACTGTGTCTAACATCGCATGTAAAGCCGCAGGAAAATTCAAAAATGAATTCTAAATTTCTTCCAAATGTAAAGCATTAACTAAAAGTAATATAATTTGCAGATATTCCTGCAAAATTAAGATTTGTAGGAAAAGTCCTTTATGAAGTAATAACCGCAAGAAAACCCACAAGTAATGAACAAATATCTAGAGGTGGGTGTACATGATGACACTTTGAACAGGGAgtcatcttcttcctttaagTATTTGTTTCAATTAAATGAACCTTGCATTCTGTTTGGCCTGCAGTTGGGAACCATTAATCATACCGGGACTAATTTGTATAACCGACTTCTTATGCACGTTACAGAGGCCTTGATGATTTTCagccaatttttctttttaaatcgACCTGAAGTGGATTTGAGGCGGCGGCAAGAATTTGTGACATACGATGGCGGACGATAACGATGCTCCACAAAAAGAGTGATATAAATGCAGACACTTTGATGTTTTGGTCGATATTTGATTGAGTAAAGtgaaaattttatcaaaatagaatGTTTCTTTCTCTTGGTGCATGTATCcttttaattaacaaaataaatgtaGATATCGCATGTACGTCATAACAAATCTTAAGTTTGTTATGATAATAACAACCCATCTGGGTTGACCTAGTGGTATTGATTTGAGATTTGGGAGTTAATTTGGGTgggttagtttagcttcttcaaaaaaaaaaaaaaagtttgttataaTAATAATCTTGATTTTTCACTTTACATTTTACTCTTTTTAGAAAATcttgatttatgaaatagtattagagttttacaaaattatctttattaattattagtaataataattaatggaaatgtataataaaatgtaataaTCTGAAGATAGGATAatataattaatgttatattgagaaattaaaataaaactattttgaaacattttttatttgttttttctttttgaaagggaaacattttttatttgttaaaatgaTTCTTAAATGTGCCACATAAGTTATAACTATACGAATTTCAAATGTCACATAATTTCCGCAAAGAATGCCTAGAGACATGCTTACCCAAAAAAGTTATTGAAAAGATCAATTCAAATATCCAATTTTAGAggaaatatcaatttttttttttttgaaagatgtgAAAATGTCAAATCTAACTCGCATTCTAAAtaacttacaatttttttttgtagcatTTAACatcattattgtatttttttcataataatGGATGAGATTTTTGGATGCATGGATGGAAGATTTGAAGTGTCATTAGCAGATTCAACAATGATGTCTATAGTTCATCGTGCCATGAACAAAgctcaagagaaaatgaagacaAAAACAGGAGTCCTTGAAAGGTTGAATGAGATATCAAAATTCTATGAATTGGCAGTGATGCAACTTGAAGGTTGTCTAACCATTGTTCATGCCGAGACGGAAAGTAGTTTTCTCGAAAGCAATCATGAAAAACTACTTGATGACCTACGAGAAATAAAAGATCGCCTTCAAGGACGTCTCGAGGAATCGGAATCGATTATTTTAGAGAAGGATAGAGAGTTGTCACAAAGATTGAAGAAAAACCAAACAACTAGTTACGTAAAAGTAAAGAGTGATGGTAATTTATGTGAGTTGAGGAGTAGTATGGATCAACAAATGTTGAATATTAAACAAAGACTTGAACCACAACATGACGTAGTGGAAAATGTTGTACCACAATCACATAATATTGTCATTGACACAAAAAAGATTGAAGAGATGGGTTCAGATATTGATGTATTAAAGCAAACTATGGACCTTGCTTTTGGTAAGATGCAAAGTGCTCTTTTTTCATGTGAGATGAGGCCAAAAGAGAGGCAATGGcagttgaaaattgaaaaagatatgatTTCTATATTAATTACCAGTTTCATGAGGGAGTTCCAAGAGAATATTGaggtatgttttttttaggggattgaGGTATGTTTGaatgttataaaatataattacaacatctttatattattttggttaAGTAAATACTAACAagtggctagaaattcatcTCTTAAGGGATGCTCGAGGTCTGAACGTCAGATTCTGCATATATTAGACaatgtccctaccaattgaATTAAGCCCACAAAGACATATAAACTAATTCATATACACCGTTAGtgtaaatactttttatattgTCAAACAATGATAATTGTTAGatcgttaaaaaaaatggctTTAATCATATTTACTTTTATGATCACACATATGAATCATTATGATTTGCTGAAAATGTAAACTTGTTTTCATTGGCAATGTatacaaacaaattaaactcTAATTATTATGATTTCTTCTTGATTTAGAATTGAGTCCATGTgcactatatatattttttttactcaactaTATGTACAATGTAAATAGACATTAGTATTTAGTGCTTGATATTAAGCCAGAAgtatattattatcaataataTTTAATGCCTTTAATATTTTACTACTTCCCTTTATCTATCTCTCAACTAGTATTTTATTACTTTCCTTTATCTAAAATCTCTCAACTTCAACAAGGTAGAAGCTAGAAGGAATGAGAATCATGTTCACAAATGTTGGCAAGAGCATTGGTCAACATTGATGAATGAGGTTACAAGTTTAAAGAATGAACTTGTGACTATGCATGAAGTGTTTCCTGAGGAATCTGATTCTTCGGCCCTTTCTTCTCCGACAAAATCTTCATCGGAAGAAAGAACTCATGAAACATTTCATCGATCTCCTCAAAATGCAGAAGATAGAGATCATATGGAAGTAGAGTTacaagaagaggaagagaatgAAAATAGAAGCTTAGTTGCTAAGATGATCAAAAATCATGAATCTATTATTCAACaaaagaacgaagaattgaatcGGATTAAGAATCGAATATTACAAGAGAAAAAGGCGTCATCGTCCAAGAAAAGAAAGGAACTAAGCATCATACAAGAAAATATCCAAATTGCAATTGAGAAATTGGataatcttataaaaaggaatgAGAAACAAGGTGAATCTCTTTTCAACCAAAAAGCTATTCATGAAAAGGAAACACTTCCAAGGAAGAAGTTATCATCACAAGAATATGAGATTGACTTGGGAAAGGTAATACAAGAGCAAGTACATAAATGCTACTTAAAAGAAATGATGAATGAGTTGAATGAAAGCAGTGAGAGAAATgtaatcaaaaggaaaattAGAGaagacataaattttattgtctTCTTGGAGACAATTAAGGATATCAATTCCAATCAAGAATTTCTCTTAGCTAAGgaacattttgaaaatgaaatacaaGCAATCATAGAGGAAGATATATGCATGCTTGTAATTAGAAGGAGTAATGAAGAAATGAACAAATTGAtggaaaatttcaaatttgagtGTACAATAAGAGAAAAATTAGATCATATTGTGTTGGAAGAAAGGACAAAGTTATCATCACAAGAATATGAGATTGACTTGGAGAAGCTAATGCAAGAGCATGTACAAAAAGGTTACTTAAAAGAAATGATGAATGAGTTGAGTGAAAGCATTGagagaaataaaatcaaaaggaaaattAGAGAAGACACAAATTTTCTTGTCTTCTTTGAGACAATTAAATATATGAATTCAAATCAAGATGTCTTAGCAAAGGAAGCTTTGGGAGATGAAATAGAAGGAACCCTACAAGAAGATATATCCATGCTTGTATTTAAGAAGACTATTGAAGAATTCAACAAAATGATGACAAGTTGCAAAGTTGACAACATAATAAGAGAACAAATAGATCAAATTGTGTTTGAAGAAACATTGAgttattttgtaaatatttcaAGCTATGATTCAATTTATCATagaaaaaacaccaaaatacaAGAAAATTTCTCTACTATGATACTAAATCAAGTGCAAAAAGTTCAAGGACAAGAGAACTTGACAATTATATTGCTAGAGTCTCTACTTAGTTGTTTTGAAGCAGAGGAGAATCTAATGCTAAGTGCACATTCTGAGATCAAAGAACATAGCAAACAACTCGACTTAGGTTCGGAACGCGGTGACCTACATGAGCACGAAATATTTGAAGATTTGTTAACTGGTGAGGAACAAACCTTTTCTTCACTAACAAGTAAGGTAGAAAATGTTTTGCAACAATTAGGTATAAGCAAAGCACTTCTGAAGGAGTTGGGAACTAGCTTAGGACATAGTATACGTGACTCGGAAAGTTTTCATCAGCAAATGTTTGCTCATGAACAAGAACAATTGAAGTTGTCTTCTTTTGAATCTCCAATATTTGAAGAATTTGAGGCAACAGTATACCAGAAATTGGAGATGTTTACTTTGAGGTATGTGTTGGATTTGGATAGTATGTTGTCACAATTCGACGCGTTCGTGCAGTCAGTACATCGGAGGTTGTTGAGTCAAGATTAGACGGTGCAGAAAGCAAGcagattttgattatttttttaactctaaAATACCGAGGTTGAAATATGGATAGTCTGGTCTCAATTCAACGATTATCGATTTGCCGACTGCGTGAAAGTGTGGGACTGTGGCAGCAGACATTTCAACTAATACTTTTAGTATTGATACTACTTAATGCATggtccttattttattttttgaaaaatatgcaTACAGGTTGCAAAAGATGAAATGTTGTGTGGATCCGGTTATTAAGATGGTTGATTGTATGAGAAGAAAAGAGTTATTGTACCAAAAGGCCTTCATTAGAAGATGTCAGAATCTCCAAAATGCTGAAGCTGAGGTTTGTAGCATAATCTTACATAATATATAGTTAGTAACTTAGTACTAACCTGCTCATAGAATTTTGTAGTAATATATATCttatttgaatgataaatgattttttaattagtaaGACATATCGAAGATGTTTCTAAGAAGGATACGGAATAATATTGGATACTTTCTGGTATGTATCAGAAAGTATCTTCAATATCGAATGTGTGTCAGATTGTTATCGTTATTTCTATTTCTAAAGTACGTAGGTTGGTAGTTACTAACTAgtcataaaaaattactaaatttcACGTTATAT belongs to Medicago truncatula cultivar Jemalong A17 chromosome 6, MtrunA17r5.0-ANR, whole genome shotgun sequence and includes:
- the LOC25496572 gene encoding WPP domain-associated protein, with product MDEIFGCMDGRFEVSLADSTMMSIVHRAMNKAQEKMKTKTGVLERLNEISKFYELAVMQLEGCLTIVHAETESSFLESNHEKLLDDLREIKDRLQGRLEESESIILEKDRELSQRLKKNQTTSYVKVKSDGNLCELRSSMDQQMLNIKQRLEPQHDVVENVIEEMGSDIDVLKQTMDLAFGKMQSALFSCEMRPKERQWQLKIEKDMISILITSFMREFQENIEVEARRNENHVHKCWQEHWSTLMNEVTSLKNELVTMHEVFPEESDSSALSSPTKSSSEERTHETFHRSPQNAEDRDHMEVELQEEEENENRSLVAKMIKNHESIIQQKNEELNRIKNRILQEKKASSSKKRKELSIIQENIQIAIEKLDNLIKRNEKQGESLFNQKAIHEKETLPRKKLSSQEYEIDLGKVIQEQVHKCYLKEMMNELNESSERNVIKRKIREDINFIVFLETIKDINSNQEFLLAKEHFENEIQAIIEEDICMLVIRRSNEEMNKLMENFKFECTIREKLDHIVLEERTKLSSQEYEIDLEKLMQEHVQKGYLKEMMNELSESIERNKIKRKIREDTNFLVFFETIKYMNSNQDVLAKEALGDEIEGTLQEDISMLVFKKTIEEFNKMMTSCKVDNIIREQIDQIVFEETLSYFVNISSYDSIYHRKNTKIQENFSTMILNQVQKVQGQENLTIILLESLLSCFEAEENLMLSAHSEIKEHSKQLDLGSERGDLHEHEIFEDLLTGEEQTFSSLTSKVENVLQQLGISKALLKELGTSLGHSIRDSESFHQQMFAHEQEQLKLSSFESPIFEEFEATVYQKLEMFTLRLQKMKCCVDPVIKMVDCMRRKELLYQKAFIRRCQNLQNAEAEVDLLGDQVDALLTLIEKIYVTLHHHAPALQQHFEVKSSLFCLSLIYHFY